The following coding sequences lie in one Euhalothece natronophila Z-M001 genomic window:
- a CDS encoding rhomboid family intramembrane serine protease produces the protein MVPLRDQNPIKITPYVTYGLIALNIAIFLYEINLTPPELELFFRSYAVIPKALTASFRGIYVDTPIPPILTLFTAQFLHGGILHLGGNMLYLWIFGNNIEEALGHGRFLVFYLVCGALASFAQWFFSAYSEVPSLGASGAIAGIMGAYVLRFPQAEVLTLLPLFIIWTTIRIPAVFFLGFWFIQQAFYGFASLGTASSIGMESGGVAYWAHAGGFVFGAILGPLLGLLDQEEDTFNS, from the coding sequence GTGGTTCCTTTACGTGATCAAAACCCCATTAAAATTACACCTTATGTTACTTATGGTCTTATTGCGTTAAATATTGCAATTTTTTTATATGAAATTAATTTAACTCCCCCCGAACTAGAACTATTTTTTAGAAGCTATGCGGTTATTCCAAAAGCACTAACAGCAAGTTTTCGAGGGATTTATGTCGATACCCCAATTCCCCCTATTTTAACCTTATTTACAGCACAGTTTCTTCATGGTGGCATTCTTCACTTAGGCGGCAATATGCTGTATTTATGGATATTTGGCAATAATATCGAGGAAGCGTTAGGACACGGTCGATTTTTAGTTTTTTATCTTGTTTGCGGGGCATTAGCTAGTTTCGCACAATGGTTCTTTTCGGCTTATTCTGAAGTTCCTTCTTTGGGCGCAAGTGGCGCGATCGCGGGAATTATGGGGGCGTATGTGCTAAGATTTCCTCAAGCCGAAGTTTTAACCCTACTTCCCCTTTTTATTATTTGGACAACGATTCGCATCCCGGCAGTTTTCTTTCTTGGTTTTTGGTTTATTCAACAGGCTTTTTATGGGTTTGCTAGCCTTGGAACAGCCAGTAGCATTGGCATGGAAAGTGGAGGAGTCGCTTATTGGGCGCACGCTGGGGGATTTGTTTTTGGGGCAATTCTGGGGCCACTGTTAGGTTTATTAGACCAAGAAGAAGATACTTTTAATAGTTAG
- a CDS encoding gamma-glutamyltransferase family protein produces the protein MALNHHQLNYYPYPSQRRVMLGKNCAVATSQPLASLAGMEMLSAGGSAIDAAVAMAITLTVVEPTSNGIGGDACAIVWDGQIHGYNGSGKSPKHLSQTEFNEKRQQSRFGWSNITVPGAVATWRDLWEKWGKLPFEQLFSPAIRYASEGFPVSPVTALVWEQAASRYLSLNQAEYQPFQEVFFPNQRAPKTGEIWGSSLHAKTLSAIAQSGGEDFYHGKLAAKIANFATATGGYFTPEDFQNHQGEWVTPISATYRNLRVWELPPNFQGLATLIALKILEGFDLQSTSYNSQQRYHWQIEAMKLAFADINYYLTDPNWMNINIEALLAEDHIQKRRQLIGENALTNIEPSFSDPGTVYLTASDGELMVSLIQSNYEGFGSGILVPETGIALHNRGSSFNTQPGHPNEFAPEKRPFHTIMPGFLTQEDQPLGTFGVMGGQMQPQGHLQVVSNLADYEMNPQVALDAPRWRYLTDQRVVLETGIPSEVMISLSQRGHEVRVNPSKGLFGKGQIILKRDGIFMAGSEPRADGMALAM, from the coding sequence GTGGCTTTAAATCATCACCAACTAAACTATTATCCTTATCCCTCCCAGCGTCGCGTCATGCTGGGAAAAAACTGTGCAGTTGCCACGAGTCAACCCTTAGCGAGTTTAGCAGGGATGGAAATGTTGTCAGCAGGGGGAAGCGCGATCGATGCAGCAGTGGCAATGGCAATTACCTTAACCGTCGTTGAACCTACCTCCAATGGAATCGGGGGTGATGCGTGCGCTATAGTTTGGGATGGTCAAATTCACGGCTATAATGGCTCTGGTAAAAGTCCAAAACATCTCAGCCAAACTGAATTTAATGAAAAACGGCAACAATCTCGTTTTGGTTGGTCAAATATTACCGTTCCTGGGGCAGTGGCAACCTGGCGAGATTTATGGGAAAAATGGGGAAAACTTCCCTTTGAACAATTATTTTCACCTGCCATTCGCTATGCCAGTGAGGGATTTCCTGTGTCTCCCGTAACTGCTTTAGTTTGGGAACAAGCAGCATCTCGTTATCTCAGTTTAAATCAAGCAGAATATCAACCCTTTCAAGAGGTATTTTTCCCGAACCAACGCGCTCCCAAAACTGGGGAAATTTGGGGAAGTTCTCTTCATGCTAAAACTCTCAGCGCGATCGCGCAAAGTGGCGGAGAAGACTTTTATCATGGGAAACTGGCTGCAAAAATTGCCAATTTTGCCACTGCTACTGGTGGCTATTTCACCCCAGAAGACTTCCAAAACCATCAAGGAGAATGGGTGACCCCCATTTCTGCCACTTATCGAAATCTGCGGGTTTGGGAACTCCCTCCTAATTTTCAAGGGCTTGCCACCTTAATTGCCCTGAAAATTCTTGAAGGCTTTGATCTCCAATCCACCTCCTATAACAGCCAACAGCGATATCACTGGCAAATTGAAGCGATGAAACTTGCCTTCGCTGACATTAATTATTACTTAACTGATCCCAACTGGATGAACATCAACATCGAAGCGTTATTGGCAGAAGATCACATTCAAAAACGTCGCCAACTTATTGGAGAAAACGCTCTTACTAACATTGAACCTAGTTTCTCAGATCCTGGTACAGTTTATTTAACTGCCAGTGATGGCGAACTCATGGTATCTCTCATTCAATCCAATTATGAAGGCTTTGGTAGTGGGATTTTAGTTCCAGAAACGGGAATTGCTCTTCATAACCGAGGCAGTTCCTTTAATACTCAACCAGGACATCCTAATGAATTTGCCCCAGAAAAACGTCCCTTTCATACGATTATGCCGGGATTTTTAACTCAAGAGGATCAACCCTTAGGAACATTTGGCGTTATGGGGGGACAAATGCAGCCCCAAGGGCATTTACAAGTTGTTTCTAATCTTGCTGACTATGAAATGAACCCGCAAGTTGCTTTAGATGCACCCCGTTGGCGATATTTAACTGATCAGCGAGTGGTTCTAGAAACAGGGATTCCCTCAGAGGTGATGATTTCTCTTTCTCAGCGAGGGCATGAAGTACGAGTTAACCCTAGTAAAGGGTTATTTGGTAAAGGACAAATTATTCTTAAGCGTGATGGGATTTTTATGGCGGGGTCTGAACCTCGCGCTGATGGAATGGCTTTAGCCATGTAA
- a CDS encoding thiaminase II/PqqC family protein, whose translation MSLTCEQLIQRYSESWEKATVHPFLNECQSGKIKPEQFNTWLVQDYLFVTQFTRFLASAIANAPVTHFDVLLGGMSAIKDELNWFQEKAQERNLDLSTEKQQTCQAYCEYLHHIQNMAYPIQAVALWAIELAYNQAWQKPGKMVPPYDEFAQRWGNPNFTEYVKLLEKQADEALAEADSEVEKQATATFVKIASLEKDFWQMAYKK comes from the coding sequence ATGAGCTTAACCTGTGAACAACTCATTCAACGTTATAGCGAAAGTTGGGAAAAAGCAACAGTCCATCCCTTCTTAAATGAATGTCAATCGGGAAAAATTAAGCCTGAGCAATTTAATACTTGGCTGGTACAAGATTACCTTTTTGTCACCCAGTTTACTCGTTTTTTAGCAAGCGCGATTGCTAATGCCCCTGTTACCCATTTTGATGTTTTATTAGGGGGGATGAGTGCTATTAAAGATGAGTTGAATTGGTTTCAGGAAAAAGCCCAAGAACGTAATTTAGATTTAAGCACTGAGAAACAACAGACTTGTCAAGCCTATTGCGAGTATCTACACCATATTCAAAACATGGCTTACCCCATACAAGCTGTAGCCCTTTGGGCAATTGAACTTGCCTATAATCAAGCCTGGCAAAAACCGGGAAAAATGGTTCCTCCCTATGATGAATTTGCCCAACGTTGGGGAAACCCTAACTTTACTGAATATGTCAAGTTATTAGAAAAACAAGCCGATGAAGCCCTTGCAGAAGCAGATTCTGAGGTGGAAAAACAAGCCACTGCTACCTTTGTCAAGATTGCCAGTTTAGAAAAAGATTTTTGGCAAATGGCTTATAAAAAATAA
- the ilvN gene encoding acetolactate synthase small subunit, translating to MLKHTLSVLVEDEAGVLTRIAGLFARRGYNIESLAVGPAEQEGISRITMVVPGDDRTIEQLTKQLYKLINVLKVQDVTQVPCVERELMLIKVNANTSTRGEVMQLAQVFRARVVDISEDSLTLEVVGDPGKMVAIIQMLTKFGIREIARTGKIVLPRDSGVNTEYLKLLETIPSYS from the coding sequence ATGCTCAAACATACCTTATCTGTGTTAGTGGAAGATGAAGCTGGGGTTCTCACCCGTATTGCTGGTTTATTCGCTCGACGTGGTTATAATATCGAAAGTCTAGCTGTGGGGCCAGCAGAACAAGAAGGCATTTCTCGCATTACTATGGTAGTGCCTGGGGATGATCGCACCATTGAGCAGCTCACCAAACAACTTTATAAATTAATCAATGTTCTCAAGGTACAAGATGTTACCCAAGTTCCTTGTGTTGAACGGGAATTAATGCTGATTAAGGTGAATGCTAACACCAGCACTCGCGGGGAAGTAATGCAACTTGCCCAGGTTTTTCGCGCCCGTGTGGTTGATATTTCTGAAGATTCTCTAACCCTTGAAGTCGTTGGAGATCCAGGTAAAATGGTTGCTATTATTCAAATGCTAACTAAATTTGGCATTCGAGAAATTGCGCGTACTGGGAAAATTGTTCTCCCCCGTGATTCAGGTGTTAATACTGAGTATTTAAAATTGCTAGAGACAATTCCTAGCTATTCTTAA
- a CDS encoding (Fe-S)-binding protein produces MTEKEANLNNFIDQDAGFDSQKPPKQELIDDCVHCGFCLATCPSYRVIGKEMDSPRGRIYLMDKINQGEAELDEATVQHFDSCLGCLACVTTCPSDVQYDKLIAATRPQVERNYPRNIFDKLYRQLIFSLFPYPNRLRPLLIPLFIYQKLGLQNFIRKTGLLKKISPRLNAMESILPEITAQSFRDNFPEVIPTQGKKRYRVGVILGCVQRLFFSPVNEATVRVLTANGCEVVIPKTQGCCAALPAHQGQENQAQALAKQMIDSFADTEVDAIIINAAGCGHTLKEYGHILEDDPEYKEKAQAFANKVKDVQEFLAEVGLTAELSPLQDDTLDIVYQDACHLLHGQQISLQPRQLLKQIPGVKLHEPIDAALCCGSAGVYNMLQPKVAEELGEQKVNNLLNTGAKMIVSSNPGCSLQIKKYLHPKEEEMPLLHPMQLLDYSIRGVKISH; encoded by the coding sequence ATGACTGAAAAAGAAGCAAACCTTAATAACTTCATTGACCAAGACGCAGGTTTTGATAGCCAAAAACCACCAAAACAAGAACTCATTGATGACTGTGTTCACTGTGGTTTTTGTTTAGCAACTTGTCCCAGTTATCGTGTCATCGGGAAAGAAATGGACTCTCCTCGGGGTCGCATTTACCTTATGGATAAAATTAACCAAGGAGAAGCCGAATTAGACGAAGCCACTGTTCAACATTTTGACTCCTGTCTTGGCTGTCTTGCTTGTGTAACCACTTGTCCCTCTGATGTTCAGTATGACAAACTTATTGCCGCCACTCGCCCACAAGTAGAAAGAAATTATCCCCGTAACATCTTTGACAAACTTTATCGGCAATTAATTTTTAGTTTATTCCCCTATCCCAATCGGTTGCGCCCACTTTTAATTCCTCTTTTCATTTATCAAAAATTGGGCTTACAAAACTTCATTCGCAAAACGGGACTTCTGAAAAAAATTTCACCTCGTCTTAATGCCATGGAGTCTATTTTACCCGAAATTACTGCTCAATCTTTCCGCGATAATTTCCCAGAAGTTATTCCTACTCAAGGGAAAAAACGGTATCGAGTGGGGGTGATTTTAGGCTGTGTGCAAAGACTCTTTTTCTCCCCTGTTAATGAAGCTACAGTAAGAGTTTTAACCGCTAATGGGTGTGAAGTGGTTATTCCGAAAACCCAAGGCTGTTGTGCTGCTTTACCCGCCCACCAGGGCCAAGAAAATCAAGCCCAAGCCTTAGCCAAACAAATGATTGATAGCTTTGCTGATACGGAAGTGGATGCGATTATTATTAACGCTGCTGGTTGTGGACATACCTTAAAAGAATATGGGCATATTTTAGAAGACGATCCTGAGTATAAAGAGAAAGCCCAAGCCTTTGCAAATAAAGTCAAAGATGTCCAAGAATTTCTAGCAGAAGTAGGATTAACTGCTGAACTTTCTCCTTTACAAGATGACACCTTAGATATTGTTTATCAAGATGCGTGCCACCTTTTACATGGACAACAAATTAGTCTGCAACCGCGACAACTCTTAAAACAAATTCCAGGAGTTAAATTACATGAACCCATAGATGCTGCTTTATGTTGTGGCAGTGCCGGGGTTTATAATATGCTACAGCCAAAAGTCGCCGAAGAGTTAGGAGAACAAAAAGTGAATAATTTGCTCAATACTGGGGCAAAAATGATTGTTTCTTCTAACCCTGGCTGTTCTTTACAGATCAAAAAATATCTGCATCCAAAAGAAGAAGAGATGCCTTTATTACACCCCATGCAACTGCTAGATTACTCCATTCGGGGAGTAAAAATTAGTCATTAG
- a CDS encoding FAD-binding oxidoreductase has translation MDQDSSSVAQQLDALITSHNISYHSQWQPSPQLPKKPLVIPQSTATLAKVVAICHENNWSIVPCGNASKATWGGLPSKVDLYLSTRHLNQIIDHAVGDLTVTLQAGVTLQQLQEKLASANQFLPLDPAYPETATLGGIVATADAGSWRERYGGVRDLLIGISFVRADGEIAKAGGRVVKNVAGYDLMKLFTGSYGTLGIITQLTFRTYPLPPTSATLVLSGDRANIISAAQTLRNATLTPTRADLVSPSVIEKLQLGKGLGLIIQFETIIESIEEQIKQLSVMADSLNLTITRFTNNNEKTLWNQLKESTLIPSSDSAITCKCGLLPTKVADFFQNLPPDSYAIIHNKSGLGKLVLNSIDSLSDLQKLRSYCEENRGFLTVLESPLTIKEQIEPWGYSGNALTMMKKIKQQFDPNQQFNPNRFVGGI, from the coding sequence ATGGATCAAGACTCTAGTTCGGTAGCCCAACAACTTGATGCGCTAATTACATCGCACAATATTAGTTATCACTCACAATGGCAACCTTCTCCGCAACTCCCGAAAAAACCCTTGGTTATTCCTCAGAGTACCGCTACTTTAGCAAAAGTGGTGGCGATTTGTCACGAAAATAACTGGTCAATTGTTCCCTGTGGCAATGCCAGTAAAGCCACTTGGGGAGGACTTCCTAGCAAGGTTGATCTCTACCTTAGCACCCGTCATCTTAATCAGATCATTGATCACGCCGTAGGAGACTTAACCGTTACCCTACAAGCAGGAGTTACCTTACAACAACTGCAAGAAAAACTGGCAAGCGCAAATCAGTTTCTCCCCCTTGATCCAGCTTATCCCGAAACCGCTACATTAGGGGGAATTGTCGCCACCGCCGATGCAGGAAGCTGGCGAGAGCGTTATGGTGGAGTGAGAGACTTACTCATTGGCATTTCCTTTGTTCGCGCCGATGGAGAAATTGCCAAAGCAGGAGGGCGTGTGGTTAAAAATGTGGCTGGCTATGACTTAATGAAACTCTTTACAGGGTCTTATGGAACATTAGGCATTATTACTCAGCTAACTTTTCGGACTTATCCCCTTCCTCCTACCTCAGCCACCCTCGTTTTAAGCGGCGATCGCGCTAACATTATCTCTGCTGCCCAAACCCTGCGAAATGCGACCTTAACCCCCACTCGCGCCGATTTAGTCTCGCCTTCGGTGATAGAAAAATTACAATTAGGAAAAGGCTTAGGGTTAATCATTCAATTTGAAACAATTATCGAAAGTATAGAAGAACAAATTAAACAACTCAGCGTAATGGCAGACTCCCTAAACTTAACGATTACCCGTTTTACAAATAACAATGAAAAAACATTATGGAATCAATTGAAAGAGTCAACCTTAATTCCTTCCTCCGACAGCGCAATTACTTGTAAATGCGGATTATTGCCGACAAAAGTTGCTGATTTTTTTCAAAACTTGCCACCTGACAGTTACGCTATTATTCATAATAAGAGCGGTTTAGGGAAACTTGTTCTTAATAGTATTGATTCTTTATCTGATCTCCAAAAACTACGAAGTTATTGCGAGGAAAATCGAGGTTTTCTGACAGTTCTGGAATCTCCCTTAACCATCAAAGAGCAAATTGAACCTTGGGGGTATTCTGGAAATGCTTTAACTATGATGAAAAAAATAAAACAGCAATTTGATCCCAATCAGCAATTTAATCCAAACCGTTTTGTTGGTGGAATTTGA
- a CDS encoding molybdenum cofactor guanylyltransferase, with translation MIKNRLSAIILAGGQSKRMGEDKALLDLDGQPLLQYICHCAQAVTSQVYIVTPWVERYQKIIPAECHLIPEMSLPNETPPYGPLVGLYQGLQQVETEWVLALACDLPKLNVAELEFWCEQLPKVNRDTVALVAKSQEGWEPLCGFYNRDCVDLFSVYLASGKRSFQGFLNQHSVEELKVRDRASLFNCNTPDDLAQL, from the coding sequence ATGATCAAAAATCGTCTTAGTGCTATTATTTTAGCTGGCGGACAGAGTAAGCGCATGGGAGAAGATAAAGCCTTACTTGATCTTGATGGGCAACCGCTTCTCCAATACATTTGTCATTGCGCCCAAGCTGTCACTTCTCAAGTGTATATTGTTACGCCATGGGTAGAACGATATCAAAAGATTATTCCTGCTGAGTGTCATCTGATTCCAGAGATGTCTTTACCCAATGAAACCCCTCCTTATGGGCCGTTAGTAGGACTTTATCAGGGATTGCAACAAGTGGAAACCGAATGGGTTTTAGCTTTAGCTTGTGATTTACCAAAATTAAATGTGGCGGAATTAGAATTTTGGTGTGAACAGTTGCCGAAAGTGAATAGAGATACAGTAGCGTTAGTGGCAAAATCTCAGGAAGGCTGGGAACCCCTTTGTGGATTTTATAATCGTGATTGTGTAGATTTATTTAGTGTTTATTTAGCCAGTGGCAAGCGATCCTTTCAAGGATTTTTAAATCAGCATTCGGTGGAAGAATTAAAAGTGCGCGATCGCGCTTCCCTTTTTAACTGTAACACCCCTGATGATCTTGCCCAACTCTAA
- a CDS encoding alpha-ketoglutarate-dependent dioxygenase AlkB family protein, which yields MSEQLTIFSQEEKLNLPHSDIKIYRNFFDAKTSDYFFSQLEKEINWKQEYIKLYGKENPVPRLTAWYGDKGYSYTYSGITMNPEPWTNSLLEIKHKIETIAQVNFNSVLLNLYRDGNDGVAWHSDDEPELGKHPIIGSVSLGGERRFSFKYRDKSNPERHDINLKHGDFLLMQGETQQYWYHQIPKTKKSVLPRINLTFRVIY from the coding sequence ATGTCAGAACAACTTACTATTTTTTCCCAAGAAGAAAAACTCAACCTTCCCCATAGCGATATCAAAATTTATCGGAACTTCTTTGATGCTAAAACCAGTGATTATTTTTTTAGCCAGCTAGAAAAAGAGATTAATTGGAAACAAGAATACATCAAACTCTATGGCAAAGAAAATCCTGTTCCCCGTCTCACTGCTTGGTATGGGGATAAAGGATATTCTTACACTTATTCTGGTATTACCATGAACCCTGAACCTTGGACCAATTCACTATTAGAGATCAAACATAAGATTGAAACTATTGCCCAAGTTAACTTTAATAGTGTCCTTTTGAATCTATATCGAGATGGAAATGATGGAGTAGCATGGCATAGTGATGATGAACCAGAATTAGGAAAACATCCTATCATTGGTTCGGTTAGCCTTGGTGGAGAAAGACGCTTTAGTTTTAAGTATCGAGATAAAAGCAATCCTGAAAGACATGATATTAATCTTAAACATGGGGATTTTTTATTAATGCAAGGAGAAACCCAACAATATTGGTATCATCAAATTCCCAAAACGAAAAAATCTGTATTACCGCGTATTAATTTAACCTTTCGCGTTATTTATTAG
- a CDS encoding DUF3082 domain-containing protein, whose amino-acid sequence MTDESHGITLRKSLLGAMIAGGLTIPLYQLTMAIIGRYAEQPLPDGNQAAATIAVAVRTLVMGLSVLMTAVFAFIAFGLLLLAVQTGVKWITNQN is encoded by the coding sequence ATGACAGACGAATCTCATGGGATTACCCTAAGAAAGTCCTTATTAGGAGCAATGATTGCAGGAGGATTAACCATTCCTCTCTATCAACTAACTATGGCAATTATTGGTCGTTATGCCGAGCAACCGCTTCCTGATGGCAATCAAGCAGCCGCTACAATTGCGGTAGCGGTTCGCACCCTAGTGATGGGGTTAAGTGTTTTGATGACAGCTGTTTTTGCTTTTATTGCTTTTGGCTTGCTGTTATTAGCAGTCCAAACTGGAGTAAAGTGGATTACTAATCAGAATTAG
- a CDS encoding coiled-coil domain-containing protein produces the protein MANQSLPSQSQTQPELNLWQKITTLLGWKVWAILIMLSFGVTGYAATAVLLNFNESEDCETVFWPLASGSQRLYCAHVMAQEGDAESLIQAINLIATLPEDHPLRQEINQNIQIWSEEILVLGEQHFQAGNWEEALAIAEGIPEDVASQEVIAEKKARWQEIRERGQEIEDNVEAKLYETEWNAAFDEAGKLVDLDNDYFANRRYQELISVIEEAQAEGEVLEEAQELYSQGGVDNLLEALEKAEEIGEDSYSYRIAQSLITDVGKALMTKAEDNLEQRNWQLVLQVTQAIPSRLELDEEVADLRAIALAGSQAQLGTVGGLEEAIARAEELESDRPFYRQAQNLIGRWENEIDDIKVINQAKDYARGGSLADFRDAIEKADDVPRGNPRYQEAVQLQQEWTRTIQVREDRPILNRARNLARNRNIEAYESAITVASQIDSNRALYSEARQKIANWRAEIQRIEDRPILSEATRLANQGRLEDAIAKAEEIGSNRALYSDAQERIRRWRNTITARESIEQAQRIAQRRTQDALLEAIETIAPARNSDQYRQRAERLINQWSQRIYSIALQRADQENLISAIRVAEQIPSHSGIYQEVRGRIQEWEQELRNRAEEEQEEEEETDTNSD, from the coding sequence ATGGCAAATCAGTCTCTTCCCTCACAATCACAAACTCAGCCCGAGCTTAATCTTTGGCAAAAGATTACTACGCTTTTAGGCTGGAAGGTTTGGGCTATTCTGATTATGTTGAGTTTTGGAGTAACTGGCTATGCTGCTACTGCAGTGTTACTTAATTTCAATGAGTCTGAAGATTGTGAAACAGTGTTTTGGCCCCTAGCTTCTGGGTCGCAACGCTTATACTGCGCTCACGTCATGGCCCAAGAGGGGGATGCAGAAAGTTTAATTCAAGCCATTAATCTAATTGCCACATTACCCGAAGATCATCCCCTGCGCCAAGAAATCAATCAGAATATTCAAATTTGGTCAGAGGAAATTTTAGTCTTAGGAGAACAACATTTCCAAGCAGGAAACTGGGAAGAAGCATTAGCAATTGCCGAGGGAATTCCTGAGGATGTGGCTTCACAAGAGGTAATTGCAGAAAAGAAAGCTCGCTGGCAAGAAATTCGCGAAAGAGGACAAGAGATTGAAGACAATGTGGAAGCCAAATTATATGAAACGGAATGGAATGCGGCTTTTGATGAAGCGGGAAAGTTAGTTGACCTTGATAATGACTATTTCGCTAACCGTCGCTATCAAGAACTAATTAGTGTGATTGAAGAAGCTCAAGCCGAAGGAGAAGTTTTAGAAGAAGCCCAAGAACTCTATAGTCAAGGAGGTGTGGATAATTTACTGGAGGCTTTAGAAAAAGCGGAAGAGATTGGCGAAGACAGTTATTCTTATCGAATTGCTCAATCTCTGATTACGGATGTGGGTAAAGCCTTAATGACAAAAGCTGAAGACAATTTAGAGCAACGGAATTGGCAACTGGTGTTGCAGGTAACTCAAGCGATTCCGAGTCGTTTAGAATTAGATGAAGAAGTTGCTGATTTAAGGGCGATTGCTTTAGCTGGATCTCAAGCTCAACTCGGAACAGTGGGGGGCTTAGAAGAGGCGATCGCGCGAGCCGAAGAACTCGAATCAGATCGTCCTTTTTATCGTCAGGCTCAAAATTTAATCGGTCGCTGGGAAAACGAAATTGACGATATCAAAGTCATTAATCAAGCTAAAGACTATGCGCGAGGAGGAAGCCTTGCCGATTTTCGGGATGCTATAGAAAAAGCGGATGATGTGCCAAGGGGAAATCCTCGTTATCAAGAAGCTGTACAATTGCAACAAGAATGGACTCGGACGATTCAAGTACGAGAAGATCGCCCGATTCTCAATCGCGCCAGAAACCTTGCTAGAAATCGTAATATTGAGGCTTATGAATCAGCGATTACTGTGGCAAGTCAAATTGATTCCAACCGAGCCCTTTATTCGGAAGCTCGTCAAAAAATTGCTAACTGGCGGGCGGAAATTCAACGGATTGAAGATCGACCGATTTTATCGGAAGCGACTCGCTTAGCCAATCAAGGACGACTAGAAGACGCGATCGCGAAAGCTGAAGAAATTGGCTCTAATCGCGCTCTTTATTCAGATGCCCAAGAGCGTATCCGTCGTTGGCGAAACACCATTACCGCCAGAGAAAGCATTGAACAAGCCCAACGAATTGCTCAAAGACGCACTCAAGACGCTCTCTTAGAAGCCATTGAAACGATCGCCCCAGCCCGAAATTCTGATCAATATCGTCAGCGAGCAGAGCGTTTAATTAACCAGTGGAGTCAACGGATTTACTCCATTGCTCTCCAACGGGCTGATCAGGAGAATCTGATTAGTGCTATCCGAGTGGCTGAACAAATTCCCTCTCATAGCGGTATTTATCAAGAAGTTAGAGGCAGGATCCAAGAGTGGGAACAAGAGTTAAGAAATCGGGCGGAAGAGGAGCAAGAGGAGGAAGAAGAAACTGACACTAATTCTGATTAG